The proteins below are encoded in one region of Solidesulfovibrio sp.:
- a CDS encoding anthranilate synthase component I family protein: MSAISLRQEGTWLPADVQTPISLFLGLVGERPGILLESAEVDGRLGRYSLIAWDFRLRLRLKDGKLDVSARDARLTGLERYTGQGFMEGMRGLLADLEVLPPEGFADVPPITRSLVGYFGYGLAGIFEPKLARVLPPEEAEFCLVLPGRVVLFDHVKHRCLHLSLDEGKKAKIEYANIFAPMERPEIGKVVNRPDAEGYMDAVAACKDMIRAGECIQTVLSTQFSAPFSGNPFVVYRRLRQVNPSPYMFFMRLPRVTLLGSSPELLIRCRDGELTTCPIAGTRPRGQNPEHDDRLAEELLADPKERAEHVMLVDLGRNDLGRMAGPGTVKVEKFMEVEKFSHVMHIVSYVTARLRDGLDALDVLQCAFPAGTLSGAPKVRAMEMIADLEQRLPRGPYAGCIGWIGLDHGHVNLDTGITIRSLWIRDGMVAWQAGAGIVYDSEPAKEWMECQNKARVIAEVLAAKEDGDVFTY; encoded by the coding sequence ATGAGCGCGATTTCGCTACGGCAGGAAGGGACGTGGCTGCCGGCCGACGTCCAGACGCCCATCAGCCTCTTTCTGGGGCTTGTGGGCGAGAGGCCCGGCATCCTTCTGGAAAGCGCCGAGGTGGACGGCAGGCTCGGCCGCTACAGCCTCATCGCCTGGGATTTCCGGCTGCGCCTGCGCTTGAAGGACGGCAAGCTCGACGTCAGCGCCCGCGACGCCCGCCTGACCGGCCTGGAACGCTACACCGGCCAGGGTTTCATGGAGGGCATGCGCGGCCTGCTGGCCGACCTCGAGGTCTTGCCGCCCGAGGGCTTCGCCGACGTGCCGCCGATCACCCGCTCGCTGGTCGGCTATTTCGGCTACGGCCTGGCCGGCATCTTCGAGCCCAAGCTGGCCAGGGTGCTGCCGCCCGAGGAGGCCGAATTCTGCCTGGTGCTGCCCGGCCGGGTGGTGCTTTTTGACCACGTCAAGCACCGCTGCCTGCACCTGTCCCTCGACGAGGGCAAGAAGGCCAAGATCGAGTACGCCAACATCTTCGCGCCCATGGAGCGCCCCGAGATCGGCAAGGTGGTCAACCGCCCCGACGCCGAGGGCTACATGGACGCCGTGGCCGCCTGCAAGGACATGATCCGGGCCGGCGAGTGCATCCAGACGGTGCTGTCCACCCAGTTCAGCGCGCCCTTTTCCGGCAACCCCTTCGTGGTCTACCGCCGGCTGCGCCAGGTCAACCCCTCGCCCTACATGTTCTTCATGCGCCTGCCGCGCGTGACGCTGCTCGGCTCCTCGCCGGAGCTGCTCATCCGCTGCCGCGACGGGGAGCTGACCACCTGCCCCATCGCCGGCACGCGCCCGCGCGGCCAGAACCCGGAGCACGACGACCGCCTGGCCGAGGAACTGCTGGCCGACCCCAAGGAGCGGGCCGAGCACGTCATGCTCGTCGACCTTGGGCGCAACGACCTCGGCCGCATGGCCGGGCCGGGCACGGTCAAGGTGGAGAAGTTCATGGAGGTGGAGAAGTTCTCCCACGTCATGCACATCGTCTCCTACGTCACGGCCAGGCTGCGGGACGGCCTGGACGCCCTGGACGTGCTGCAATGCGCCTTCCCGGCCGGCACGCTCTCCGGCGCGCCGAAAGTGCGGGCCATGGAGATGATCGCCGACCTGGAGCAGCGGTTGCCGCGCGGCCCCTACGCCGGCTGCATCGGCTGGATCGGCCTGGACCACGGCCATGTGAACCTGGACACGGGCATCACCATCCGCAGCCTGTGGATCCGCGACGGCATGGTCGCCTGGCAGGCCGGGGCGGGCATCGTCTACGATTCCGAGCCGGCCAAGGAATGGATGGAATGCCAGAACAAGGCCCGGGTGATCGCCGAGGTGCTGGCGGCCAAGGAGGACGGCGATGTTTTTACTTATTGA
- a CDS encoding prephenate dehydrogenase/arogenate dehydrogenase family protein: protein MGKLIATKSRESGLDVRELDRPLTEDKLRQAITGADLVLVSVPVYATAEVAALVAPRMDGRQILADVGSVKTLPINGMTAHYAGPVVGTHPLFGPAPGPDDALRVAVMDGRPGADAWATEAVAAWCERIGFTPFASTAEEHDKAAAYVQGLNFVTTLAYLAAQAAGGEVRNYLTPSFTRRLNAAEKLITKDAALFAALFEANPYSHEAVRNFRSFLNLAVGGDVDLLVRRAEAWWTAETAKKDTP from the coding sequence ATGGGCAAGCTCATTGCGACAAAAAGCCGCGAGTCCGGCCTCGACGTGCGCGAGCTCGACCGGCCGCTGACCGAAGACAAGCTGCGCCAGGCCATCACCGGCGCGGACCTGGTGCTCGTCTCCGTACCCGTCTACGCCACGGCCGAGGTGGCCGCCCTGGTCGCCCCCCGCATGGACGGCCGGCAAATTCTGGCCGACGTCGGTTCCGTAAAAACCCTGCCCATAAACGGCATGACCGCCCATTACGCCGGCCCGGTGGTCGGCACCCATCCCCTGTTCGGCCCGGCCCCCGGCCCGGACGACGCCCTGCGCGTGGCCGTCATGGACGGCCGGCCCGGCGCGGACGCCTGGGCGACCGAGGCCGTGGCCGCCTGGTGCGAACGCATCGGATTTACGCCCTTTGCCTCCACCGCCGAGGAGCACGACAAGGCGGCGGCCTATGTCCAGGGGCTCAATTTCGTGACCACACTCGCCTATCTGGCCGCCCAGGCCGCCGGCGGCGAGGTGCGAAACTACCTGACGCCGTCGTTCACCCGGCGCCTGAATGCCGCCGAAAAGCTCATCACCAAGGACGCGGCGCTGTTCGCCGCCCTGTTCGAGGCCAATCCGTACAGCCACGAGGCCGTGCGCAATTTCCGCAGCTTCCTCAATCTCGCCGTGGGCGGCGACGTGGACCTGCTCGTTCGCCGCGCCGAGGCCTGGTGGACCGCCGAGACGGCAAAAAAGGACACTCCATGA